A genome region from Silene latifolia isolate original U9 population unplaced genomic scaffold, ASM4854445v1 scaffold_346, whole genome shotgun sequence includes the following:
- the LOC141639343 gene encoding 3-oxoacyl-[acyl-carrier-protein] synthase I, chloroplastic-like, translating into MTGNRKMMVIMYLLMAPPMAVLNYMASALLAIDLGLMGPNYSISTACVTSNYCFYAAANHIRRGEADVMVAGGTEAPVIPIGLAIL; encoded by the exons ATGACGGGGAACCGCAAAATGATGGTCATAATGTATCTTCTAATGGCTCCACCAATGGCGGTTCTCAACT ACATGGCTTCCGCCTTGCTTGCCATTGACCTTGGTTTAATGGGTCCAAACTATTCTATCTCGACTGCTTGTGTCACCTCAAATTACTGCTTTTATGCTGCTGCAAATCACATTCGTCGTGGAGAAGCTGATGTGATGGTTGCTGGTGGAACAGAAGCTCCGGTTATTCCTATTGGATTGGCGATTTTGTGA